In Ruminiclostridium papyrosolvens DSM 2782, the following proteins share a genomic window:
- a CDS encoding 2-hydroxyacyl-CoA dehydratase subunit D produces MNDLFKKKNNKADLSHSTRIANNLLLKHYNGMNRKKDNNQPVAWVGVDIPAYIFRAMGIVPVFPQIHAAFQAQRKAVKNMMNDLESKWEIPHNICGEVKGVIGAVLCENEIAFNIPKPDILITSNSTCGQVTKGFKFLSKYMGVDLINLDFPYVYDEINEDMINYVSDQVAEMMDILENKIGHKMDIESIHDSYANIFTFSEMWREICEANIISPAPVNALDLFMFTSCFISMDTDDGMLNMMAALYNDVYIQTERNKKIENNEKFRVMWHYLPIYSKKRFFKNLFDEHNVSLVTGTYLAMHDELGSAMKFDFKYPITKEQIENAKFQLKYSKKGETIDEVREGMIRYTATSMLNSDVHRGVQDKCLKIKNMVERYNIDGVILHNDRSCRPQSLPQYEIRKYILEELGIPVLFFDSDTMDERYFSESQITTRFEAFIEKMATRKGI; encoded by the coding sequence ATGAATGATTTATTTAAGAAAAAAAATAATAAAGCCGATTTATCACATTCTACAAGAATAGCAAATAACTTATTACTTAAGCATTATAACGGGATGAACAGAAAGAAGGATAATAACCAGCCGGTGGCTTGGGTAGGAGTAGATATTCCGGCTTACATATTCAGAGCAATGGGTATTGTACCGGTGTTTCCACAAATCCATGCAGCTTTTCAGGCTCAACGCAAAGCAGTTAAAAACATGATGAATGATTTGGAGAGTAAGTGGGAAATACCACACAATATTTGTGGCGAAGTAAAGGGTGTTATCGGAGCCGTTCTTTGTGAAAATGAAATTGCTTTTAATATTCCAAAGCCGGATATATTGATTACATCTAATAGTACATGTGGACAAGTAACTAAGGGCTTTAAGTTTTTAAGCAAATATATGGGTGTTGACCTAATTAATCTTGATTTTCCATACGTATATGATGAAATAAATGAAGATATGATAAATTATGTATCAGATCAGGTAGCTGAGATGATGGACATTTTAGAAAATAAAATAGGTCATAAAATGGATATAGAAAGTATACACGATAGCTACGCTAATATCTTTACATTTTCAGAAATGTGGAGGGAAATTTGTGAAGCTAATATTATCAGTCCGGCACCGGTAAATGCGTTGGATTTATTTATGTTCACCTCATGTTTTATTTCAATGGATACCGATGATGGTATGCTAAACATGATGGCTGCACTATATAACGACGTTTATATACAAACAGAGAGAAACAAAAAAATTGAAAACAATGAAAAGTTTAGAGTTATGTGGCACTACCTTCCGATATACTCAAAAAAGAGGTTCTTTAAAAATCTTTTCGATGAACACAATGTTTCCTTAGTTACCGGAACTTATCTTGCAATGCATGACGAGTTAGGCAGTGCCATGAAATTTGACTTTAAGTATCCGATTACAAAAGAACAAATAGAAAATGCAAAATTCCAGTTAAAATACTCAAAAAAAGGTGAAACCATTGATGAAGTAAGGGAAGGCATGATCAGATATACAGCAACTTCAATGTTAAACTCGGATGTTCATAGAGGTGTTCAGGATAAATGCCTAAAAATAAAAAATATGGTTGAAAGATATAATATTGATGGTGTTATATTACATAATGACAGAAGTTGCAGACCTCAATCCTTACCACAATATGAAATAAGAAAATACATT
- a CDS encoding 2-hydroxyacyl-CoA dehydratase subunit D produces the protein MDIKDIYRECHRIVNDPVNYIKEEKVKSGGKYIGYTCIFPPEEILHAAGYIPVRIMGFSKKNINSEKYITSNCCEFARSIIDFLSSEDADSLDGIVFSHCCDTLQVTACIAHGITDKNIFIYNIPSSLDSQYSYDYIKSAISGFKSEVESRLNIDIDEEMLQKSYEIYRENRQLLSKLNELRRNKPGIISGYDSLAVTIAGLYMAKDKHNELLKSLLEQLSLQEYIQTDKKKIIVSGIINCNLKLIELIEESGAIVLSDDLCEGARTVPLKDSGDFKYPDAFANVTSNLFCPAKNYENISYDKVLIDKFREADCDGVIFIYFPFCDPQFMEYAYVKRKFAEEGIKSLLVETVINTNNFAQMQTRVEAFLESLYRF, from the coding sequence ATGGATATAAAGGATATTTATAGAGAATGTCATAGAATTGTTAACGATCCTGTAAATTATATTAAAGAAGAAAAAGTTAAAAGTGGTGGTAAATATATTGGCTATACATGCATATTTCCACCGGAAGAAATTCTTCATGCAGCAGGCTACATACCCGTAAGGATTATGGGCTTTTCTAAAAAGAATATAAATTCAGAAAAATATATTACCAGTAACTGTTGTGAGTTTGCAAGGAGTATTATTGATTTTCTAAGTTCAGAGGATGCTGATTCTCTTGATGGAATTGTATTCAGTCATTGCTGTGACACTCTTCAGGTTACAGCGTGTATAGCACACGGGATTACTGACAAAAATATTTTTATTTATAATATACCTTCCAGTCTGGATTCACAATATTCTTACGACTACATAAAGAGTGCAATATCTGGTTTTAAGTCAGAGGTAGAAAGTAGATTGAACATTGATATTGATGAAGAGATGCTTCAAAAAAGTTATGAAATATATAGAGAAAACAGACAACTACTTTCTAAACTCAATGAATTGAGAAGGAATAAGCCCGGAATAATCAGCGGATACGATAGCTTGGCTGTAACAATAGCCGGACTTTACATGGCTAAGGATAAGCATAACGAGCTACTTAAAAGCTTATTAGAACAATTGTCTTTACAAGAGTATATACAAACAGATAAAAAGAAAATTATTGTTTCCGGAATAATTAACTGTAATCTGAAGTTAATTGAGCTCATAGAAGAAAGTGGAGCAATAGTATTAAGTGATGACTTATGTGAAGGAGCAAGAACTGTACCTCTAAAGGACAGTGGAGACTTCAAATATCCGGATGCTTTTGCAAATGTAACGTCCAATTTATTCTGCCCTGCAAAGAATTATGAAAATATAAGCTATGATAAGGTACTTATAGATAAGTTCAGGGAAGCTGATTGTGACGGAGTAATATTTATTTATTTTCCATTTTGTGACCCACAGTTTATGGAATATGCCTACGTAAAGAGAAAATTTGCAGAAGAGGGTATAAAATCTTTGCTTGTTGAAACAGTGATAAATACAAATAATTTTGCCCAAATGCAAACCAGAGTAGAGGCATTTTTGGAATCACTATATCGTTTTTAG
- a CDS encoding SDR family oxidoreductase: MDIFEIELNALEHRFVNDHIVSGITILPAAAYVELVLANFEYWNPETGVVMKRVKINTPMVFQNGETKKVQIKYEYKGDIYNFSVSSMDETSSWLVHVEGQIQEKVCQEILKPEYAQYKNNDGFRLNKDKVYEMYRKAELQYGDFYRCIDSILINDKDVFAELNVNKNSDYLQDYFIVNPALLDCAFQAAAMPSFYESEDSIFLPYYIEELIYTKSFDDSIICISNQRKSNFDNSQIKKYDICLCDKNDAICVQIKGLTIKSVGKHKQKNDGISIPQNSFKSSKYIKLNSDNRNELSIQGENCIIFCKETALAEQLSKDIKSNGANPLIIRAGNEFRQVSENSFLIRDNLFEDYKKVFNYFFSKYNNISRIIHLTTISNFTIENDTFEDFEKRLDTGLISIFNIVKAFKELKNTNTGFLNVITSNAFSISDEEEICCENASISGLVKSINMENTGLSCSLSDVDSSFSSEEELSHKVLKVICNKKAAVNNVIRNNDWYVPISESIDLLKNEVTDIKEGGVYVIIGGCGGIGLSLAEFIGKYKNVKIVLLNRTRYPEKQDWKRVLENTENAQLKSKIKRLVNIEISGAKLFLYTVDICNYEDMQTVMGSIEKEVGKINGIIHAAGGLRDKLIVNMSSEDFSSVLKPKVHGLWILDNLLKSRQLDFLILCSSIVSVIGNRGQANYAAANSYMDAFASKSYKNIKKVISINWSTWTEGMASEEVLKANENMGLISISKEMGVEAFKRILGSSYKNIAFVPTKEDKFDFDKVYLKVLGIDNISESVERTEKPILEECAINAVKSKDAIQQDIIEILSIKLGLDAVEFDSTTSFTDYGIDSINASEIVEAINVKFNMEIDPTIFFEYKNVDEISDYIIEGMHEGNVIENPKKDFSDNNYEIKVQDKIKIILSEVLSIDIEEIDGFAAFSDYGVDSIIVGNIVERIIEEFKVELEPTVFFEYKNINELSDYVAQITTEEKELHVRDDGELKEESKPIQIDNIVKEPKKQYKEEVSSSNIKTVYDDSDIAIIGYSCRLPGAANIEEFWSNLAAGVNKVEEIPYDRIDWQGYISGLKEEDSEKVSCRWGGFVKDVDKFDAAFFGISPNEAKVMDPQQRVMLELAWEALETSGYAQRSMNTDTGVFVGSSYNCYEDIISKSEDTDSPFLLLGNKAAVIANRISYSFGLQGPSEHVATLCSSSLIAVTSACDSIRSGMCSMALAGGIRLLIPPEHYMGFSQLSLLSSDGKCKAFDKNANGVVPGEGGGFVMLKSAKKALRDGDTIYGVIKGYAVNNNGKSNGLMAPNPKAQEQLLLKAYGDSGVNPSDLWYVETNGTGTLYGDSLEIKALTNVFNKYTDKKSFCAIGALKTNIGHLEPASGIAGILKALMSFKCGLLTPNLNFNEPNALAKLEDTPFFIADKVTGYDRKDITKTVAVSSFGMGGSNAHVILQQPVGKVQRTQNINVPARTSVVILLSARTKEALLSIVKNLKNYLAKNSNYITTDHNIEDISYTLGVGRKHFNKRIALVCKDVEQLKDKLEIISLRGLDTEIESNNIYSNCKEQAKQKGSCLFVFPNAKNLDYETTIKNITALFMEEEDFKQYYQKFINEAEPKDSETLLELLETKSGSAFTTLTNYQLGVAITAYQYALAVLFMKWGIKPKMAIGAGRGAVLADIIKAGNQIYNHKYVFEKVIRDTNNNSIAETPMLEEKYDIAIDFGVVEPLYRDNRNQYCETRITAGSRQVSGTKFIHDIVAKLYSSGCEINWSDYFKSKGQIIPLPTYPFEDKRYWVTLKALKDNTNKVQRAGQVQANTSRAEKVVEAVASIEQHIVSEKPHKISEEEIKDKIIDIFLDEINKSMGYEKEEIDINETLDCIGFDSIISGKVIARYENSLNMELDPTELFEYNTINKYAEFLLETYGEQLANGLADEKEAADDVTISEARSSEIIEAKKTDEIIKEEKIYKKTQDGCYDIAVIGLAGRFPGTEEAEEFFGNLCEGYTSIKEIPKERWNIEEYYSVDPEELGKTDCRYGSFIDGIDKFDPAFFGISVNKASMIDPQQRLMLEVAWRAVEDAGYSNGRLAKTKTGVYIGICNNEYAHLKSKDYKNLSPHLASGNTFSIVANRISYVLDVTGPSLAVDTACSSSMVALHNACRDILQGECEMGLVGGVNLTLAPDNNIIFSKARLLSTDGKVRPFDDYANGYIRGEGVGAVLLKPLSKAIEAGDNIHAVIKSTSVMHAGQTNGLNTPSPVAQKKTILEAYKKSGIDADTISYIEAHGTGTKLGDYTEFKALADAFKQATDKKQFCAIATTKGNIGHCESAAGIMALIKVIMALKKRKLPPMLNFNKANRKINLAGSSFYINDKLSDWKPNGYTRRAGINCFGFGGTNAHVVVEEYIQTPLYDVNECNNNGYLLVLSSQNENTMTEIYKKIINSINRQENRYYFSNLCYTLSYGRAHHKYRVAVESDSIEGIKEKLQELVEKGPMKDRIFYGHKEKTFPERILVLNEAIHKQEDVLNFYNSFSLYRDCFDSVLKELPDKYIQYIKDFIKSGELKASSNNDFNLVLTIIHNFCIFNFLFSLGISFKGIYSLGTVGVFSSLIISKIVKFNGLEKLITDEITTINLNDNQTDCKFMGSNGENLIALDDISMTELSIKDLTEKCNKEALTAHINGQSKFELTQIDKISTVSLFRAAIANFYVKGTAVNWKNYYLGQQLKIVSAPGYIFNRKKYWHT, translated from the coding sequence ATGGATATATTTGAAATTGAATTAAACGCTTTAGAACATAGATTTGTAAATGATCATATAGTTTCTGGAATTACTATTCTTCCTGCCGCAGCTTATGTGGAACTTGTACTTGCCAATTTTGAGTATTGGAATCCTGAAACAGGTGTAGTTATGAAAAGGGTAAAAATAAATACACCCATGGTATTTCAAAATGGAGAAACGAAGAAAGTTCAAATTAAATATGAATATAAAGGGGACATATACAATTTTTCCGTTTCATCAATGGATGAGACTTCTAGTTGGCTTGTACATGTTGAAGGTCAGATTCAAGAGAAAGTCTGCCAAGAGATACTAAAACCTGAATATGCTCAGTATAAAAACAACGATGGATTCAGACTTAATAAGGATAAAGTTTATGAGATGTATAGAAAGGCCGAACTTCAATATGGAGATTTCTACAGATGTATTGATAGTATTTTGATAAATGATAAGGATGTATTTGCAGAACTAAACGTTAATAAAAACAGCGATTACCTGCAAGATTATTTTATAGTTAATCCTGCTTTATTAGATTGTGCATTTCAGGCGGCAGCCATGCCATCTTTTTATGAAAGTGAAGATTCTATTTTTCTGCCTTACTATATTGAAGAACTTATTTATACTAAATCTTTTGATGACTCCATTATCTGTATAAGTAATCAAAGGAAAAGTAATTTTGATAATTCACAAATAAAAAAGTACGATATTTGTTTATGTGATAAAAATGATGCAATATGTGTTCAAATAAAAGGACTCACAATCAAATCAGTAGGTAAACATAAACAGAAAAATGATGGTATCAGTATTCCTCAAAATAGTTTTAAAAGTTCTAAATATATAAAACTAAATAGTGATAATAGAAATGAATTATCAATACAAGGTGAGAATTGTATTATTTTCTGCAAGGAAACTGCTTTGGCAGAGCAGCTTTCCAAAGACATAAAATCAAATGGCGCAAATCCGTTAATTATAAGAGCAGGCAATGAATTTAGACAAGTCTCTGAGAATTCTTTTCTTATTAGAGATAACCTCTTTGAAGACTATAAAAAAGTATTTAACTATTTTTTTAGTAAGTACAATAACATAAGCCGTATAATTCATTTGACAACTATAAGTAATTTTACTATTGAAAACGATACATTTGAGGATTTTGAAAAAAGATTGGATACGGGTTTAATAAGTATTTTCAATATAGTAAAAGCATTTAAAGAATTAAAAAATACAAATACCGGTTTTCTAAATGTAATAACCTCAAATGCTTTTTCGATTTCAGATGAAGAAGAAATATGTTGTGAAAATGCTTCCATATCAGGGTTAGTAAAAAGTATAAATATGGAAAACACCGGATTGAGTTGTTCTTTATCAGATGTTGATAGCAGCTTCAGCTCGGAGGAGGAGTTATCACATAAAGTATTAAAGGTAATTTGTAACAAAAAGGCAGCAGTAAACAATGTAATACGAAATAACGATTGGTATGTTCCAATTAGCGAATCTATAGATTTATTAAAAAATGAAGTTACAGATATCAAAGAAGGCGGAGTATATGTAATAATAGGCGGTTGTGGAGGTATAGGTTTATCTCTGGCAGAATTTATAGGCAAATATAAAAACGTTAAAATTGTGTTATTAAACAGAACCCGATATCCTGAAAAACAGGATTGGAAAAGAGTACTGGAAAATACGGAAAATGCTCAATTAAAAAGTAAAATCAAAAGACTGGTAAATATTGAAATAAGTGGAGCGAAATTATTCCTCTATACAGTTGATATATGTAATTATGAGGATATGCAAACAGTAATGGGCAGCATAGAAAAAGAAGTTGGAAAAATAAATGGAATAATTCATGCTGCCGGAGGTTTAAGAGATAAACTTATAGTAAATATGAGTTCTGAGGATTTTTCCAGTGTGCTAAAACCAAAGGTTCACGGGTTGTGGATTTTAGATAACCTTTTAAAAAGCAGACAATTAGACTTTCTTATACTATGTTCATCTATTGTTTCAGTAATAGGTAATAGAGGTCAGGCAAACTATGCTGCTGCTAATTCTTATATGGATGCATTTGCATCAAAATCCTATAAGAATATAAAAAAGGTAATAAGTATAAACTGGTCTACCTGGACAGAGGGAATGGCATCTGAGGAAGTACTTAAGGCCAATGAAAATATGGGCTTAATAAGTATATCCAAAGAGATGGGTGTTGAGGCTTTTAAAAGAATTTTGGGTTCGTCATATAAAAACATAGCCTTCGTACCCACAAAAGAGGATAAGTTTGATTTTGATAAAGTTTACTTAAAGGTATTGGGGATAGACAACATAAGTGAATCAGTTGAAAGAACTGAAAAACCTATATTAGAGGAATGTGCAATTAATGCTGTAAAATCCAAAGATGCTATTCAACAAGATATAATAGAAATCCTTTCAATAAAACTTGGGTTAGATGCTGTAGAATTTGACAGTACTACATCCTTCACTGATTATGGCATTGATTCAATAAATGCCAGCGAGATAGTGGAAGCTATAAATGTTAAATTTAACATGGAAATAGATCCGACTATATTTTTTGAATATAAAAATGTGGATGAAATATCTGATTATATAATTGAAGGAATGCATGAAGGGAATGTAATTGAAAACCCAAAGAAGGATTTTTCTGATAATAATTATGAAATAAAAGTTCAGGACAAGATTAAGATCATATTGTCCGAGGTTCTGAGTATAGACATAGAAGAAATTGATGGGTTCGCAGCCTTCAGCGACTACGGAGTGGATTCAATAATTGTTGGTAATATAGTTGAGAGGATTATTGAAGAATTTAAAGTCGAACTTGAACCTACGGTATTCTTTGAATATAAAAATATAAATGAGTTAAGCGACTATGTAGCGCAGATAACAACAGAAGAAAAAGAGTTACATGTAAGAGATGACGGCGAATTAAAAGAGGAATCAAAGCCTATACAAATAGATAATATTGTGAAAGAACCTAAAAAACAGTACAAAGAAGAAGTAAGCAGTAGCAATATAAAAACAGTATATGATGATAGTGACATAGCTATAATAGGATATTCTTGCCGACTGCCGGGAGCTGCTAACATAGAGGAGTTTTGGAGTAACTTAGCGGCAGGAGTAAATAAAGTTGAAGAAATACCCTATGACAGAATAGACTGGCAGGGGTATATAAGTGGTTTAAAAGAAGAAGACTCTGAAAAAGTAAGTTGCAGATGGGGCGGGTTTGTAAAGGATGTTGATAAGTTCGACGCAGCCTTCTTCGGAATTTCACCAAACGAAGCAAAGGTTATGGATCCTCAGCAGAGAGTTATGCTCGAGCTGGCCTGGGAGGCTCTTGAAACTTCCGGATATGCACAGAGGTCCATGAATACTGATACAGGGGTATTTGTAGGCTCTTCCTACAATTGTTACGAAGACATAATTAGTAAGAGTGAAGATACAGACAGCCCGTTTTTACTGCTAGGGAATAAGGCTGCAGTTATAGCAAACAGGATTTCATACTCTTTTGGACTGCAAGGACCCAGTGAACATGTTGCAACACTATGCTCATCCTCTTTAATTGCAGTTACCTCCGCATGTGACAGTATTAGAAGTGGTATGTGTTCAATGGCTCTCGCCGGAGGTATAAGACTTCTTATTCCGCCGGAACATTATATGGGCTTTTCTCAGTTGAGCCTTCTTTCATCGGATGGAAAGTGTAAGGCATTTGATAAGAATGCCAATGGTGTTGTTCCCGGCGAAGGAGGGGGCTTTGTTATGTTAAAGTCCGCCAAAAAGGCTTTACGGGATGGAGACACTATATATGGAGTTATAAAAGGATATGCAGTAAATAATAATGGAAAATCTAATGGACTTATGGCACCAAATCCCAAAGCTCAAGAGCAGTTGCTTTTAAAGGCCTACGGGGACAGTGGCGTCAATCCATCCGATTTATGGTACGTTGAGACAAATGGCACAGGAACCCTATATGGAGATTCGTTGGAGATAAAGGCTCTAACTAATGTATTCAACAAGTATACGGATAAGAAATCATTCTGCGCAATAGGAGCTTTAAAAACAAATATAGGACATCTTGAGCCTGCGTCAGGTATAGCAGGAATATTGAAAGCACTGATGAGCTTTAAATGTGGGCTACTCACTCCCAACTTGAATTTTAATGAGCCAAATGCACTGGCAAAATTGGAAGACACTCCATTTTTTATTGCAGATAAAGTAACCGGATATGATAGAAAAGATATTACTAAGACGGTAGCCGTGAGTTCTTTTGGCATGGGGGGTTCTAATGCACATGTCATATTGCAGCAGCCTGTTGGAAAGGTACAAAGGACACAAAATATAAATGTTCCTGCAAGAACTTCAGTGGTTATTCTTTTATCAGCAAGAACAAAGGAAGCTCTTTTAAGCATAGTGAAAAATCTCAAAAATTACTTGGCGAAGAATTCTAATTATATTACAACTGACCACAATATAGAAGATATATCCTATACACTGGGAGTAGGAAGAAAGCATTTTAATAAAAGAATAGCTCTTGTTTGTAAAGATGTTGAACAATTAAAAGATAAACTTGAAATAATATCACTTAGAGGATTAGACACTGAAATAGAAAGTAATAATATTTACAGTAATTGTAAAGAACAGGCGAAACAAAAAGGAAGTTGTTTATTTGTTTTTCCTAATGCAAAGAACTTGGATTATGAAACTACCATCAAAAATATCACTGCATTATTCATGGAGGAAGAAGACTTTAAACAGTATTATCAGAAGTTTATAAATGAAGCAGAACCGAAGGACAGTGAAACTTTACTTGAACTATTAGAAACTAAGAGTGGCAGTGCTTTTACAACATTAACAAACTATCAGCTGGGAGTAGCAATTACCGCTTATCAATATGCGTTGGCAGTGCTTTTTATGAAGTGGGGAATTAAGCCTAAAATGGCCATTGGAGCAGGCAGAGGTGCTGTTTTAGCAGATATTATTAAAGCCGGTAATCAAATATATAATCATAAATATGTTTTTGAAAAAGTTATTAGAGATACTAATAATAACTCTATAGCAGAAACTCCTATGCTAGAAGAAAAATATGATATAGCTATTGACTTTGGTGTAGTGGAGCCTTTATACAGAGATAATAGAAACCAGTATTGTGAAACTAGGATAACAGCCGGTTCAAGACAAGTTTCAGGTACTAAATTCATACATGATATAGTTGCTAAACTATATAGCTCAGGGTGCGAAATTAATTGGAGCGATTATTTTAAGAGTAAGGGTCAGATAATACCACTTCCTACATATCCTTTTGAAGATAAGAGATACTGGGTAACACTGAAAGCTCTCAAGGATAATACAAACAAAGTCCAGAGGGCGGGGCAGGTTCAGGCTAATACTTCGAGAGCAGAAAAAGTGGTTGAAGCTGTTGCGTCTATTGAGCAACATATAGTATCTGAAAAACCTCATAAAATAAGTGAGGAAGAAATAAAAGACAAAATCATAGACATTTTTTTGGACGAGATAAATAAAAGCATGGGATACGAAAAAGAAGAGATAGACATTAACGAAACCTTAGATTGTATAGGCTTTGATTCTATTATTTCGGGTAAAGTTATTGCAAGATATGAGAACTCATTAAATATGGAGTTGGACCCTACAGAACTGTTTGAATATAATACTATAAATAAATATGCCGAATTTTTGCTTGAAACGTATGGAGAACAATTAGCCAATGGGTTAGCGGACGAGAAGGAAGCTGCTGATGATGTAACCATCAGTGAAGCCAGATCCTCTGAAATTATTGAGGCTAAAAAAACTGATGAAATTATAAAAGAAGAAAAAATATATAAAAAGACACAAGACGGTTGTTATGACATAGCCGTTATTGGTCTTGCAGGAAGGTTTCCGGGGACAGAAGAGGCCGAAGAATTCTTCGGAAATTTATGTGAGGGATATACCTCCATAAAAGAAATTCCTAAAGAAAGATGGAATATTGAAGAGTACTATTCTGTTGATCCGGAGGAACTGGGAAAAACTGACTGCAGATATGGAAGCTTTATAGATGGTATTGATAAATTTGATCCTGCATTTTTTGGTATATCAGTTAACAAGGCGTCAATGATAGATCCTCAGCAAAGACTCATGCTGGAAGTTGCATGGAGGGCCGTAGAGGATGCAGGTTACAGTAACGGAAGGTTAGCTAAAACTAAAACAGGAGTATATATAGGCATATGCAACAATGAATACGCTCACCTAAAATCAAAGGACTATAAAAATTTATCCCCTCATTTAGCGTCAGGCAATACCTTTTCAATAGTTGCTAACAGAATTTCATATGTTTTAGATGTGACGGGGCCGAGCTTGGCTGTGGATACAGCATGTTCATCCTCAATGGTAGCCTTGCATAATGCCTGCCGGGATATTTTGCAAGGAGAATGTGAAATGGGACTGGTGGGAGGAGTTAATCTCACTTTGGCTCCTGATAATAATATTATATTTTCTAAGGCAAGACTTTTATCGACAGATGGTAAAGTCAGACCATTTGATGATTATGCAAATGGTTATATAAGAGGTGAAGGCGTAGGTGCTGTGTTATTGAAGCCTCTGTCTAAAGCAATTGAAGCAGGGGACAATATACATGCTGTAATAAAAAGTACTTCTGTGATGCATGCAGGTCAGACTAACGGACTTAATACTCCAAGCCCTGTAGCACAAAAGAAAACAATACTGGAAGCCTATAAGAAGTCAGGTATAGATGCAGATACAATATCCTATATTGAAGCACACGGCACCGGAACAAAGTTAGGTGACTATACTGAGTTTAAAGCTTTGGCAGATGCCTTTAAACAAGCAACTGATAAAAAACAGTTCTGTGCAATTGCTACAACAAAGGGGAATATCGGGCATTGTGAATCAGCTGCCGGAATTATGGCGCTTATTAAAGTAATAATGGCACTCAAAAAGCGTAAGCTGCCTCCTATGTTAAATTTTAATAAAGCAAATCGCAAAATAAATTTGGCAGGTTCTTCATTTTATATTAATGATAAATTATCTGATTGGAAGCCTAATGGATATACCAGAAGAGCCGGGATAAATTGTTTCGGATTTGGAGGAACTAATGCACATGTTGTAGTGGAGGAATACATACAAACGCCCCTGTATGATGTAAATGAATGCAACAATAATGGTTATTTATTAGTGCTATCCTCTCAGAACGAAAACACTATGACAGAAATATACAAGAAAATAATAAATTCTATAAATCGACAAGAAAATCGTTACTATTTTTCAAATTTGTGTTATACATTATCATATGGAAGAGCTCATCATAAGTATAGGGTGGCAGTTGAAAGCGACTCAATAGAAGGAATAAAAGAAAAACTGCAAGAGTTAGTCGAAAAAGGCCCTATGAAGGATAGAATATTCTATGGACATAAAGAAAAAACGTTCCCGGAAAGAATATTAGTTCTCAATGAAGCTATTCATAAACAAGAGGATGTGCTGAACTTTTACAACAGCTTTTCACTCTATAGAGACTGCTTTGACAGTGTACTAAAAGAATTGCCTGATAAATACATACAGTACATAAAAGATTTTATTAAAAGTGGAGAGTTAAAAGCAAGCAGTAATAATGATTTCAATTTGGTATTAACCATAATTCATAATTTCTGCATATTCAACTTTCTCTTTAGTCTGGGAATTAGCTTCAAAGGAATATATAGTTTGGGAACAGTAGGAGTATTTTCTTCATTAATCATATCAAAAATTGTAAAATTCAACGGACTAGAAAAGCTAATTACAGATGAAATAACGACTATTAATCTTAATGACAACCAAACAGATTGTAAGTTCATGGGCTCTAATGGGGAAAATCTTATTGCACTTGATGATATCAGTATGACTGAATTATCAATAAAGGATTTAACGGAAAAATGCAACAAGGAAGCTCTGACGGCACATATTAACGGACAAAGTAAATTTGAGTTGACTCAGATTGATAAAATCAGTACCGTAAGTCTTTTTAGAGCAGCTATAGCAAATTTTTATGTTAAAGGGACAGCGGTTAACTGGAAGAATTATTACTTAGGTCAACAGCTTAAAATTGTTAGTGCGCCGGGATATATATTTAATAGAAAAAAATACTGGCATACATAA